The nucleotide window TGCTCCAGCACCTGCATCACCTGTAGCAGGGCCCGGGGGTCGTACCCGGCATCGGATACATAGTCGACGCCCACGCGGTCGGCTTCCAGCTCGTCTTCGCGGCTGAAGCGCAACGACACCACTTTGGCCACGGCAGCAGCTATAGCGGCATTGGCAATGGAGCCGCCGGGACGTTCGGAGTCGTAAGCGGCAATACCAGCGGCACCAGCCAGGCCCTGCGTGAGCTGCGACTTGGCCAGCTGCTCGGCTGAGTGCCGCTGAATCACGTGTCCGATTTCGTGGGCCAGTACGCCGGCCACCTGGCCTTCGGATTTAAGCTGCTTCACCAGCCCCGCTGTCACGAACACCTGCCCGCCGGGCAGCGCAAACGCATTGATGGTCTGGTCATCAGCCAGCAAATGAAAGTCGAACTTGTAGGGGGAACGAACGGCCGGGGAACCCTGGATAATGGCATTGCCAATCCGGTCGATGGTGTTTTGGGCTTCCTGGTCGGGGTACAAACCGCCGTACTGCTGGGCCATTTCGGGGGCCGCCTGCAAACCCAGGGCAATTTCCTGGTCGGTGGTCATATTCACGTGCTGCGTTTCACCGGTGACGGGGTTCGTCTGGCGGTTGCAGTAGTAGGTAATCAGTGAAAAGCCCCCGACAATCAGGGCGATGAGGTAGCGTAGGTTGCCGCGCATTATGGAGGGAGAATAGGGGCGTGGGAGAGAGAAGCGCCGCTGGCCCGCAGGCCAGGGTTTGCAGTGTAACGCGTAGGCGTAAGCAGGGTTGCAGTGGCTGTGGGCCGGCCGCTTGTCACCTTACGGCCGCGTTTTGCGTAGAGGGCGCGGGACGCCCCTGGGGGCAAACCACATTATACTCCTCTCCTCTTTTCTTCCCTGTCTTCTTCCGAACACATGAATCAGAAACGCACTTTTGGCGCCATCCTCACTATTCTTGGCATTGTAGGCATCATCTACGGGGCGCTGGGCTTCATGCAGGTTGCCGGGGTGACGCTGGGCAAAATGAACTCCATCGTACCCTTCGTAGTCGGACTGATTTTCTTCTTTGCCGGCATCAACCTGGTAAAAGCGACCGGCGACCGGTCCTGATGAAGTAACCGGCTGCGTACTTACTCATACCACAAAGGCCCTTCGGATACTGAATCCGAAGGGCCTTTGTTATGCTTCTGCACTTGGTTTTGGCACATACATCAGCCCACTACCTGCAGGCCTTTGGCCCGCGCAAAGCCGTACAGAGCCGAGTCCAGGGTCAGCCAGGCCGAAGCATAAGAAACGTTTTGCGGAGCGTGCGCAAACACCACTGAGCCCGCCTGAATGGCACGAATAATCCGCGGCGCCTCAGTTACGGGCAGGGCCGGGCAGCCCTGGCTGCGTCCCAGCCGACCGTGCTGACGCACAAAGGCCTCACTCACGTAATCGGCGCCGTGGACCACTACGGCCCGGTCGGCGGCGTGGGAGTTGTAGTCGTCGTCCATCCCGTGCAGCTTTAGCGACAGGCCGTGCTTGCCAGTGTATGGCTGGCCCGTTACGTAAAAGCCCAGGCTGCTCATCTCGGAGCCGTTGCGGTTAGAAAATGTCCGGGCAAGATCTTCACCGGTGTTTTTGCCGTGCGCTACCAGCGTGTGGTGCAACAGCCGGTTCTGGCGCACGTCAATTACCCACAGACGCTTCTGGCGGCTGGGCAGGTTGAAATCGATGATGGTGAGGGGCGCGCCGGCAGCAGCGGAGCCGTGCTGCTGCAGATTGTAGTAGCCCAGCAGCGCCTTGCGGTATACATCAGGCCGCAGACCGGTAAGGGAAAGGCGGGCGGCCGTGTAGGTGCGCAATACTTCCTGCTCAAACGCCGTCTGGTAGAATGCGCGCTGCACTTCACTAAGCTGTACGCTGCGTGGATTGCCGCCCGCCCGAGGCGGGGCGGCCACAGCGGCTTCTGCTCCCAGCACACTTATCACTCCCAGCATCAGCCCACTAACCCTGCGCAACAGTCCTTTCATACGCTTCATTCTGGTTGCTCCTAAACTACTGCCACCGGCCCTGCAAGGCTGGTACTACTGCCAAATTAGTAGTTTTACGGCGTGCTCCCAACGCCCTGCCCTTCGCCCTGGTTCCGTATGCAAGTTTGTCGCGCCGTTTTTTTTGCTTCGGCTTTGCTGCTAGCTGGCTGCAGCCACCAAGCGGCCTCCCTGCCGGGCTTCGAGGCAGCTACCTGGCGCTCAGACCCGTACGCCTGCAACGACACGCGCGCCAGCCAGTTGACGGTGCTCCAGAAAAACCGCGAAGCGCTGTACGGCGTCCACACCGATGCCATTGACAAGCTCCTGGGTCGGCCCGATGAAGTAGAGCTTTCGGCCCAGACTGAGAAGGTGTACATCTATTATCTGCGGCCGGGCGCGCAGTGTGAGGCTGGACACCCCCGGTCACAGGCAGCCAAACTAAGCTTGCGTTTCGACCCGCTGGGGTTAGTTTCGGAAGTGCTACTGCCGGTAGCGCACCAGTAAGTTCGCGGAGACTAGCCTCGGGTGTCTTCGCTGATAGTAGCTGGCTCTCCGGAAGCCGGATAACTGGCCTGCAGCAGCTGCTCTACCTGGGCGGGCCGCAGAATCTTGCGGCATTCCTGCTCATAGTACGTGTCCAAGGCCTGGCTTTGGAGACGCAGCTGCTCCGGGTCGCCCCCGTAGTGCCATTGCAGCTCATCCTGGCGGGCTACCATGGTGAGGTAAAGCACATGCATGCGCACCTGCTGGGCTTGCGTGAGATGGAGGCTCTGGCTTAGGTCGCGGGTGATGACGCGGCTGCGTACGGCCGTGCGCACGGATGCCAGCGGGCAAGGTAGTTCCACCACCTGGTCGCCGGCCTGGGCCGCTGCGGGAGCCAGTGAAACAAAGCTCAACAGAAGCGTTAGTAAAGTGCGTGTCATAGCCGGGTAGTGTATACAAAGAAGCTGCAGGATGCGCAGACTGGTTTATGAATACCGTAGAAACCGGCCGTTACACGGGTTTCGTTCCTTCAAGTTATAACTTATTTTCAATAAATAGAAGATAAAATACTATTAAAATATATAGCCGTTACGTTCGCCTGTGCCTTATCCTATAAAACGGTAGTCGTACAAAAGCCCGCTCCATACGCCACTGGCTTTTGAAACAGGCTTTCCTGCTGTTTTTTTGCCATCTACTCCACTCCCTGCATGGGCATGTGGTCGGGGCTTTTGAAGTATTGCATTGCTACCAGAGAGATGATAACGCCCGACATAGCGCCCTGCAGCAGAATGGCCAGAAAGCAGATGGTTATCGACAGATCTGCCCCGAATAGGTCGGTGGTGCGTAGCTGCTCTACCAGGCCGGGGTTGAGAACAGCATAGGCCAGGAAAAAGAACCCAAATGCCACCGAAGCCACAATGGCCGTGATGATGCCTGTGCCGAATCCGTGCAGGTAGGGCATCCGGTCGTGGCGGTAGCGCCGGTAGCGGGCAATGGCCAGGCAGATGCCTACGGCCAGTATTACCACGTTGAGGTAGCTCAGCTCCACGCGGCCAGTGAGGCCCAGCAGGCCAGCTACCAGAAAATAGAGAACCATGCCAGCGGCCGTCAGCAAGCCATAGCGGACGCCGTTGTTTTCGGGGGTGATGCGTAAATCAGCCATAACAAAAAGAGCAGTGAAAAGTGAAAATGGGCCCATCGGAACTCCCGCAGACCGCTGTCTTGTTCAGTACCAGCTGGTTGCCGGCCTGTTCAACGTCTATACGCAGCCCGCCGCCTGGGTAGTTGTGCCGGCCGGTAGTTTTCTGTGGGCTACCCCGCCGAGGCGCTTTCCGGCCGGCTAAATGCCCCCTAGCGCACGGAGGCCCAGGCATTTTTCCTTACTTTTGCGCGCCGCTGGGCCGGTAGGCTTTCCTGCGCATTCGACCTTCTTGCCTTTTTATGATCAGCACCACCAACGTTAGCTTGCGCTACGGCAAGCGCATCCTGTTCGAAGACGTCACCATCAAGTTTATGCCCGGCAACGTGTACGGCCTCATCGGGGCCAACGGCGCCGGGAAGTCCACGTTCCTGAAGATTCTCTCGGGCGAGATTGAGCCCAATACCGGCGCGGTGGATATGCCCAAGGGTGCCCGCCTCTCGGTGCTCAAGCAGAACCAGTTTGCCTACGACGCCTACCCCGTGCTCCAGACCGTGATTATGGGTCACACGCGCCTTTGGAAGGTGATGGAGGAAAAAGACGCCATCTACGCCAAGGCTGATTTTACGGACGCCGACGGGGAGCGGGCCGCCGAGCTGGAAGGCGAGTTTGCCGACCTCGAAGGCTGGAACGCCGAGTACGAAGCCGCCGAGCTGCTGTCCGGCCTGGGCATTGGCGAAGACAAGCATCA belongs to Hymenobacter sp. J193 and includes:
- a CDS encoding M48 family metallopeptidase; amino-acid sequence: MRGNLRYLIALIVGGFSLITYYCNRQTNPVTGETQHVNMTTDQEIALGLQAAPEMAQQYGGLYPDQEAQNTIDRIGNAIIQGSPAVRSPYKFDFHLLADDQTINAFALPGGQVFVTAGLVKQLKSEGQVAGVLAHEIGHVIQRHSAEQLAKSQLTQGLAGAAGIAAYDSERPGGSIANAAIAAAVAKVVSLRFSREDELEADRVGVDYVSDAGYDPRALLQVMQVLEQSGGKGSGPEFLQTHPNPGNRTQEIQQEIQTRFPNGIPAGLKP
- a CDS encoding murein L,D-transpeptidase catalytic domain family protein, with translation MKGLLRRVSGLMLGVISVLGAEAAVAAPPRAGGNPRSVQLSEVQRAFYQTAFEQEVLRTYTAARLSLTGLRPDVYRKALLGYYNLQQHGSAAAGAPLTIIDFNLPSRQKRLWVIDVRQNRLLHHTLVAHGKNTGEDLARTFSNRNGSEMSSLGFYVTGQPYTGKHGLSLKLHGMDDDYNSHAADRAVVVHGADYVSEAFVRQHGRLGRSQGCPALPVTEAPRIIRAIQAGSVVFAHAPQNVSYASAWLTLDSALYGFARAKGLQVVG
- a CDS encoding DUF4199 domain-containing protein produces the protein MADLRITPENNGVRYGLLTAAGMVLYFLVAGLLGLTGRVELSYLNVVILAVGICLAIARYRRYRHDRMPYLHGFGTGIITAIVASVAFGFFFLAYAVLNPGLVEQLRTTDLFGADLSITICFLAILLQGAMSGVIISLVAMQYFKSPDHMPMQGVE